The proteins below come from a single Serratia fonticola genomic window:
- the ubiH gene encoding 2-octaprenyl-6-methoxyphenyl hydroxylase: MSVIIVGGGMAGATLALAISSLTQGKVAVDLVEATRPDDRAHPGFDARAIALAQGTCQQLARIGVWAALRDCATAITHVHVSDRGHAGFVNLHAQDYQVEALGQVIELHDAGQRLFALLAKAPGVTLHCPAKVVDVLRTADRAEVQLDNGQRLTGQLLVAADGSRSALAQACNIQWQQSDYPQFATIANVSTAEAPQGRAFERFTRYGPLALLPMSGGRSSLVWCHARENREQVDSWSDERFLSELQQAFGWRLGKMLKAGKRHSYPLSLLKANQHVSHRLALVGNAAQTLHPIAGQGFNLGLRDVMSLAETLAEAAQAGTDLGAYALLSQYQQRRQQDQQATIGVTDGLIRLFANSYAPLVAGRNLGLMAMEQLPAMRDAFAKRTLGWVER; encoded by the coding sequence ATGAGCGTAATCATTGTGGGCGGTGGGATGGCGGGCGCTACGTTGGCGCTGGCGATTTCATCACTGACGCAGGGCAAGGTGGCCGTCGATCTGGTGGAGGCCACCCGGCCGGACGATCGTGCGCATCCAGGTTTTGATGCACGGGCTATCGCTCTGGCGCAGGGAACCTGCCAACAGCTGGCGCGTATCGGCGTTTGGGCTGCCTTGCGGGACTGTGCCACGGCAATCACTCACGTCCACGTCAGCGATCGCGGGCATGCCGGTTTTGTGAACCTGCACGCGCAAGACTATCAGGTGGAGGCGTTGGGGCAGGTGATTGAACTGCACGACGCTGGGCAGCGGTTGTTTGCTCTGCTGGCGAAGGCCCCTGGGGTCACTCTGCATTGTCCGGCCAAAGTGGTCGACGTGCTGCGCACCGCCGATCGTGCTGAAGTGCAGTTGGATAACGGGCAGCGCCTGACGGGCCAGTTGCTGGTGGCGGCGGACGGTTCACGTTCGGCGCTGGCGCAGGCCTGCAATATCCAGTGGCAGCAGAGTGATTACCCGCAGTTTGCCACCATTGCCAACGTTTCGACGGCCGAGGCTCCGCAAGGGCGTGCGTTCGAACGTTTCACCCGCTACGGGCCGTTGGCGCTGTTGCCGATGTCTGGTGGGCGTAGCTCGTTGGTTTGGTGCCATGCACGGGAAAATCGTGAACAGGTCGATAGCTGGAGTGATGAGCGTTTTCTCAGTGAGCTGCAACAGGCCTTCGGCTGGCGGCTGGGCAAGATGCTGAAGGCGGGTAAGCGCCACAGTTACCCTCTTAGCCTGCTGAAGGCCAATCAGCACGTTAGCCACCGTCTGGCGCTGGTTGGCAACGCGGCGCAGACGCTGCATCCGATCGCCGGGCAGGGATTCAACCTGGGCTTGCGAGACGTGATGTCGCTGGCGGAAACCTTGGCAGAAGCCGCGCAGGCTGGCACCGATTTGGGTGCCTATGCGTTATTGAGCCAGTATCAGCAACGTCGGCAACAGGATCAGCAGGCGACTATTGGCGTCACCGACGGTTTGATCCGCCTGTTTGCCAATAGCTACGCGCCGCTGGTCGCCGGGCGTAATCTGGGGCTGATGGCAATGGAGCAGCTACCGGCCATGCGCGATGCCTTTGCCAAACGCACGTTAGGTTGGGTTGAACGCTAA
- the gcvT gene encoding glycine cleavage system aminomethyltransferase GcvT gives MAKQTPLYDQHVACGARMVDFHGWMMPLHYGSQIDEHHAVRQDAGMFDVSHMTIVDLRGARTREFLRYLLANDVAKLTQSGKALYTGMLNASGGVIDDLIVYFFTEDYFRLVVNSATREKDLAWIEQHAAPYNVELTVRDDLALVAVQGPQAKERAATLFTPEQKQAVEGMKSFFGVQAGDLFIATTGYTGEAGYEIALPKEQVVDFWQKLLAAGVKPAGLGARDTLRLEAGMNLYGQEMDEGVSPLAANMGWTVAWEPQDRQFIGREALEQQRENGTEQLVGLIMTEKGVLRNELPVHFTDANGQPQVGVITSGSFSPTLGFSIALARVPAGIGEQAIVQIRNREMPVKVCKPGFVRAGKSLIN, from the coding sequence ATGGCAAAGCAAACCCCACTGTACGACCAGCACGTGGCGTGCGGTGCGCGCATGGTTGATTTTCATGGCTGGATGATGCCGCTGCACTATGGCTCCCAGATTGATGAACACCACGCCGTGCGTCAGGATGCCGGCATGTTCGATGTCTCCCATATGACCATCGTGGATCTGCGCGGTGCTCGTACCCGTGAATTCCTGCGTTACCTGTTGGCGAACGATGTCGCCAAACTCACTCAATCTGGTAAAGCGCTGTATACCGGCATGCTGAATGCCTCCGGCGGCGTGATCGACGATCTGATCGTCTATTTCTTTACCGAAGACTATTTCCGCCTGGTGGTGAACTCCGCCACCCGCGAAAAGGATCTGGCCTGGATCGAACAGCATGCGGCTCCGTACAACGTTGAGCTGACGGTGCGTGACGATCTGGCGCTGGTTGCGGTGCAAGGCCCACAGGCCAAAGAGCGCGCCGCCACCTTATTTACCCCAGAACAGAAGCAGGCTGTGGAAGGCATGAAGTCGTTCTTCGGCGTGCAGGCGGGTGACCTGTTTATTGCTACCACCGGCTATACCGGCGAAGCGGGCTATGAAATTGCCCTGCCAAAAGAGCAGGTGGTGGATTTCTGGCAGAAACTGCTGGCCGCTGGGGTAAAACCTGCCGGACTGGGTGCCCGCGACACCCTGCGTCTGGAAGCCGGTATGAACCTCTACGGCCAGGAAATGGACGAAGGCGTTTCACCACTGGCTGCCAATATGGGCTGGACCGTTGCCTGGGAACCGCAGGATCGTCAGTTTATCGGCCGTGAAGCGTTGGAACAGCAGCGCGAAAATGGCACCGAACAACTGGTCGGCTTGATCATGACGGAAAAAGGCGTATTACGTAATGAGCTACCGGTGCATTTCACCGATGCGAACGGTCAACCCCAGGTTGGGGTGATCACCAGCGGTTCTTTCTCACCAACCTTGGGCTTCAGCATTGCGTTGGCAAGGGTTCCGGCCGGTATCGGTGAGCAGGCTATCGTACAGATCCGTAACCGTGAAATGCCAGTGAAAGTCTGTAAGCCAGGTTTTGTACGTGCCGGTAAGTCACTGATCAATTAG
- a CDS encoding IS110 family transposase, with translation MRRTPVGVDIAKHKFDVAVLLDNQKYKTKKFANTPSGCREFAAWLSRFGDCHVCMEATGSYSTELATYLADNNYHVSLMNPACIHSFGNTELARNKTDKSDAAMIARYCALHQPDPWFPAPLSERQLTALVRHLKNLEEMRQMEENRLEVAEAVIVPSLNEHIATLDELIRETKKKISQHIDDNPDLKRDSELLKSIPGVGEMLSSSLLAFAGNLRRFTSSKALVAYAGLNPQRCESGMFKGKSRLSKVGHGELRSALYMPAVVASQYNVVVKDLTERLKLRGKSGKERVCAAMRKLLQLAYGVVKSGKTFNAEIPLAG, from the coding sequence ATGCGTAGAACCCCTGTCGGCGTTGATATCGCCAAACACAAATTTGATGTCGCCGTACTGCTGGACAATCAGAAGTATAAAACCAAAAAGTTTGCCAATACCCCTTCTGGATGCCGCGAGTTCGCAGCCTGGTTGAGCCGCTTTGGCGACTGTCATGTCTGTATGGAAGCCACCGGGAGCTACAGTACGGAACTGGCCACTTATCTGGCAGACAACAACTACCACGTCAGTCTGATGAACCCGGCGTGTATCCATTCCTTCGGCAATACAGAACTGGCCCGGAACAAAACGGACAAAAGCGATGCAGCGATGATAGCCCGCTACTGCGCACTGCATCAGCCTGACCCGTGGTTCCCAGCCCCGTTGAGCGAACGCCAGTTGACCGCGTTGGTCAGGCATCTTAAGAACCTGGAAGAGATGCGTCAGATGGAAGAAAATCGCCTGGAGGTGGCCGAAGCAGTCATCGTCCCTTCACTCAATGAGCACATCGCCACGTTGGATGAACTGATACGAGAAACGAAGAAGAAAATCAGTCAGCACATCGATGATAACCCTGACCTGAAACGGGACAGCGAGTTGCTAAAAAGTATCCCTGGAGTGGGAGAGATGCTGAGCTCCAGCCTGCTGGCCTTCGCAGGAAACCTGCGTCGGTTCACCAGCAGCAAGGCCCTGGTAGCGTACGCAGGACTGAATCCACAGCGATGTGAGTCGGGGATGTTTAAAGGGAAAAGCCGGTTATCGAAAGTGGGACACGGTGAGCTACGAAGCGCGTTATACATGCCCGCGGTGGTGGCAAGCCAATACAATGTTGTGGTTAAAGACTTAACAGAAAGACTGAAGTTGCGTGGGAAATCGGGCAAAGAGAGAGTGTGTGCGGCGATGCGAAAACTGCTGCAACTGGCCTATGGTGTGGTGAAATCAGGAAAGACATTTAATGCGGAAATACCGCTTGCCGGATAG
- a CDS encoding quinone oxidoreductase family protein, with amino-acid sequence MKAAVVNTLGQAPQLGVFAVPQPLDGEVAIEVMVTGIKQLDRAIVAGKHYSSPKDLPFVPGTDGVGRTPDGQRVYFASFRQPHGALAERTVASWTVPVPDALDDATAAALINPALAAWLPLFWRANIQPGETVLIIGATGTSGKLAVAAARQAGAGRIVAAGRRQSVLDALAVDATVDLSLEGIELQQAFTAAAGPQGYDVVVDYIWGPATEALLATFNNHDLSSHAGGLGIRLVNVGSMAGPTISLPAAVLRSTQLQILGSGTGNFPPIPQLKTIVADILALAAEGKISVDTQEHAFADIAEAWDINKKSDTRSVIRIRD; translated from the coding sequence ATGAAAGCGGCAGTCGTTAATACGTTAGGTCAGGCACCACAGTTAGGCGTTTTTGCTGTTCCACAGCCATTAGACGGCGAAGTGGCTATCGAAGTGATGGTTACCGGTATCAAACAGTTGGATCGCGCCATTGTGGCTGGTAAACACTACTCCAGCCCGAAGGATCTGCCGTTTGTCCCCGGTACCGATGGTGTAGGCAGAACACCAGATGGGCAGCGGGTGTACTTTGCTTCTTTTCGCCAGCCACACGGCGCATTGGCCGAGCGTACCGTTGCTTCATGGACGGTTCCAGTGCCCGATGCGCTGGATGATGCGACCGCCGCAGCGTTGATCAATCCGGCGCTGGCGGCATGGTTGCCGCTGTTCTGGCGTGCCAATATTCAGCCAGGGGAAACCGTCTTGATCATTGGCGCGACGGGCACTTCAGGCAAGCTGGCGGTTGCGGCGGCGCGTCAGGCCGGTGCCGGGCGAATTGTCGCGGCTGGACGGCGGCAGAGCGTACTGGATGCGTTAGCAGTGGATGCCACGGTGGATCTGAGCCTTGAGGGTATTGAACTACAGCAAGCCTTTACCGCCGCTGCCGGGCCGCAAGGCTATGACGTGGTGGTGGATTATATCTGGGGACCCGCTACGGAGGCACTGCTGGCGACCTTCAATAATCACGATCTTTCCTCTCATGCTGGTGGGCTGGGCATCCGCTTGGTGAACGTAGGCTCCATGGCTGGGCCTACCATTAGTTTGCCTGCGGCGGTGCTGCGCAGTACGCAGTTGCAGATCCTGGGTAGTGGCACGGGCAACTTCCCGCCGATCCCGCAATTAAAAACCATCGTGGCCGATATTCTTGCACTGGCAGCGGAAGGAAAAATCAGTGTCGATACCCAGGAACATGCCTTTGCCGATATTGCCGAGGCGTGGGATATCAACAAGAAAAGCGATACCCGCTCCGTTATCCGCATCCGCGACTAA
- the gcvH gene encoding glycine cleavage system protein GcvH has translation MSNVPTELKYATSHEWVRDAGNGEYVVGITEHAQELLGDMVFVDLPEVGTTVSAGDDCAVAESVKAASDIYAPISGEIIAVNGELESSPELVNSEPYGEGWLFRIKASDAAELDKLLDAGAYQASIDE, from the coding sequence ATGAGCAATGTGCCAACAGAATTGAAATACGCCACCTCCCATGAGTGGGTGCGTGACGCAGGCAACGGTGAATATGTTGTCGGTATCACCGAACACGCGCAGGAACTGCTGGGCGATATGGTCTTTGTCGATCTGCCGGAAGTCGGCACCACGGTTTCCGCGGGCGATGACTGTGCCGTTGCGGAGTCGGTCAAGGCCGCTTCCGATATTTACGCGCCAATCAGCGGTGAGATCATCGCGGTTAACGGCGAACTGGAAAGCTCCCCGGAGCTGGTCAACAGCGAGCCATACGGCGAAGGTTGGTTGTTCCGCATCAAGGCATCCGATGCGGCAGAGCTAGACAAGCTGCTAGATGCGGGTGCTTACCAGGCCTCCATCGACGAATAA
- the pepP gene encoding Xaa-Pro aminopeptidase — MTQQEFHKRRQALLAQMAPASAAVIFAAPEATRSADSEYPYRQNSDFWYLTGFNEPEAVLILVKSDETHNHSVLFNRVRDLTAEIWFGRRLGQDAAPAKLGVDRALAFDEINDQLHLLLNGLDVVYHAQGQYAYADEILFGALDKLRKGFRQNLEAPATLTDYRPWLHDMRLFKSAEEVAVMRRAGEISAMAHTRAMEKCRPGMFEYQLEGEILHEFNRLGARFPSYNTIVGSGENGCILHYTENECEMRDGDLVLIDAGCEYRGYAGDITRTFPVNGKFSKPQREVYDIVLASINKALEMFKPGISIREVNDQVVRIMIAGLVELGVMKGDVEQLFAEQAHRQFFMHGLSHWLGLDVHDVGHYGSASRDRVLEPGMVLTVEPGLYIAPDADVPQEYRGIGIRIEDDILITQDGNENLTASVVKDADAIEALMAAAR; from the coding sequence ATGACCCAGCAGGAATTTCATAAACGCCGTCAGGCTTTGTTGGCACAGATGGCTCCGGCCAGCGCGGCAGTGATTTTTGCCGCACCGGAAGCGACGCGTAGTGCAGACTCTGAATATCCTTATCGTCAGAACAGTGATTTCTGGTATCTGACCGGTTTCAACGAGCCGGAAGCGGTGCTGATCCTGGTGAAGAGTGATGAAACTCATAACCACAGCGTGCTGTTCAACCGCGTACGCGATCTGACGGCAGAAATCTGGTTTGGCCGCCGTTTGGGGCAAGACGCGGCTCCGGCCAAGCTGGGGGTAGACCGCGCGCTGGCCTTCGACGAAATCAACGATCAACTGCACCTGCTGCTCAACGGCCTGGACGTGGTGTATCACGCGCAGGGGCAATATGCCTATGCCGATGAAATCCTGTTCGGCGCGCTGGATAAACTGCGTAAAGGCTTCCGTCAGAATCTGGAAGCTCCTGCAACCCTGACGGATTACCGTCCTTGGTTGCATGACATGCGCCTGTTCAAATCGGCAGAAGAAGTTGCCGTTATGCGCCGCGCCGGTGAGATCAGCGCCATGGCACATACCCGTGCGATGGAAAAGTGCCGCCCGGGCATGTTCGAATATCAGCTAGAAGGGGAGATCCTGCACGAGTTTAATCGCCTGGGTGCCCGTTTCCCGTCTTACAACACCATTGTCGGCAGCGGAGAGAATGGCTGCATCCTGCATTACACCGAAAACGAATGTGAAATGCGTGATGGCGATTTGGTGCTGATTGATGCCGGTTGTGAATATCGTGGTTATGCTGGCGATATCACCCGTACTTTCCCGGTCAACGGCAAGTTCAGCAAGCCGCAGCGTGAGGTATATGACATCGTGCTGGCGTCGATCAACAAGGCGCTGGAAATGTTTAAACCGGGGATCAGCATTCGCGAAGTGAACGATCAGGTCGTGCGCATCATGATCGCCGGGTTGGTGGAGCTGGGCGTGATGAAGGGCGACGTGGAACAGCTGTTTGCCGAGCAGGCACACCGCCAGTTCTTTATGCACGGCCTGAGCCATTGGTTGGGGCTGGATGTGCATGACGTGGGCCACTATGGCTCAGCGAGCCGCGATCGCGTGCTGGAGCCTGGCATGGTGTTGACGGTAGAACCTGGCCTGTATATCGCACCAGATGCCGATGTGCCGCAGGAGTATCGCGGTATCGGTATTCGCATCGAAGATGACATCCTGATCACCCAAGACGGCAATGAGAATTTGACCGCCAGCGTGGTGAAAGATGCCGACGCGATTGAAGCCCTGATGGCGGCGGCCAGATAA
- the gcvP gene encoding aminomethyl-transferring glycine dehydrogenase, with amino-acid sequence MTQTLSQLEHSEAFIERHIGSSAEQQQQMLEAVGARSLSALIQQIVPADIQLPGPPPVGDAATEHQALAELKAIASQNQRYKSYIGMGYSAVLTPPVILRNMLENPGWYTAYTPYQPEVSQGRLEALLNFQTLTLDLTGLDLASASLLDEATAAAEAMALAKRASKLKDANRFFVADDVHPQTLDVVRTRAETFGFDVIVDKPAKVLELQGVFGVLLQQVGTTGELHDYSALLAELKTRKIITSVAADIMALVLLTAPGKQGADVVFGSAQRFGVPMGYGGPHAAFFACRDEFKRSMPGRIIGVSRDAAGNTALRMAMQTREQHIRREKANSNICTSQVLLANIASLYAVYHGPQGLQRIAGRIHRLTDILAAGLQQAGLTLRHQTWFDTLTVEVKDKAAVLERALGFGINLRTDIHGAVGITLDEATSREDVQTLFALLLGDNHGLDIDALDAAVSKNSQSIPAAMLRKDPILTHPVFNRYHSETEMMRYMHRLERKDLALNQAMIPLGSCTMKLNAAAEMIPITWPEFSELHPFCPPEQAAGYQVMIGQLSQWLVQLTGYDAVCMQPNSGAQGEYAGLLAIRRYHESRNEAGRNICLIPSSAHGTNPASAQMAGMGVVVVACDKNGNIDLHDLRVKAEQAGEALSCIMVTYPSTHGVYEETIREVCQIVHQFGGQVYLDGANMNAQVGITTPGYIGADVSHLNLHKTFCIPHGGGGPGMGPIGVKSHLAPFVPGHSVVQIDGVTTQQGAVSAAPFGSASILPISWMYIRMMGAEGLKQASQVAILNANYIATRLKDAYPVLYTGRDHRVAHECILDIRPLKEETGISEMDIAKRLIDYGFHAPTMSFPVAGTLMVEPTESENKVELDRFIDAMLAIRSEIDRVQQGEWPLEDNPLVNAPHVQAELVNDWQHAYSRELAVFPIAGVRENKYWPSVKRLDDVYGDRNLFCSCVPMSDYE; translated from the coding sequence ATGACTCAGACACTCAGCCAACTTGAACACAGCGAAGCGTTCATCGAGCGCCACATCGGCTCTTCCGCAGAGCAACAGCAGCAGATGCTGGAAGCCGTGGGCGCTCGCTCGCTCAGCGCGCTGATCCAACAGATTGTGCCAGCCGATATCCAACTGCCAGGGCCTCCGCCGGTAGGCGATGCGGCCACGGAACATCAGGCGCTGGCCGAACTGAAGGCGATTGCCTCACAGAATCAGCGCTACAAATCCTATATCGGTATGGGCTACAGCGCGGTGTTGACGCCGCCGGTGATCCTGCGCAACATGCTGGAAAACCCAGGCTGGTATACTGCTTATACCCCTTATCAGCCGGAAGTGTCGCAAGGCCGCCTTGAGGCGCTGCTCAACTTCCAGACGCTGACTCTCGATCTGACCGGGCTGGATCTGGCCTCTGCCTCCTTGCTGGATGAAGCTACCGCTGCCGCAGAAGCGATGGCGTTGGCCAAACGTGCCAGCAAACTGAAAGACGCCAACCGCTTCTTTGTGGCTGACGATGTGCACCCACAAACGCTGGACGTGGTCCGTACCCGTGCCGAAACCTTTGGCTTTGACGTGATCGTCGACAAACCGGCGAAGGTGCTGGAGCTGCAAGGCGTGTTTGGCGTACTGCTGCAACAGGTTGGCACCACCGGTGAACTGCACGATTACAGCGCCCTGTTGGCAGAGCTGAAAACGCGCAAAATCATCACCAGCGTGGCAGCCGATATCATGGCGCTGGTGCTGCTGACGGCACCGGGCAAGCAAGGGGCCGACGTGGTATTCGGTTCTGCGCAACGCTTTGGCGTACCAATGGGCTACGGTGGCCCACACGCGGCGTTCTTCGCCTGCCGTGACGAATTCAAACGCTCGATGCCTGGCCGTATTATCGGGGTGTCCCGCGATGCTGCCGGCAATACCGCGCTACGCATGGCGATGCAAACCCGTGAGCAACATATCCGCCGCGAAAAGGCCAACTCGAATATCTGTACCTCGCAGGTGCTGCTGGCCAATATCGCCAGCCTGTATGCGGTGTACCATGGTCCACAAGGCCTGCAACGTATTGCCGGGCGTATCCATCGCCTGACCGATATTCTGGCCGCTGGCCTGCAACAAGCGGGTCTGACACTGCGCCATCAAACCTGGTTCGACACACTGACCGTGGAAGTGAAAGACAAGGCGGCGGTGCTGGAACGCGCGCTGGGCTTTGGCATCAACCTGCGTACCGATATCCACGGGGCAGTCGGCATCACGCTGGATGAAGCCACTTCCCGTGAAGATGTGCAGACGCTGTTTGCCCTGTTGCTCGGCGATAACCACGGTTTGGATATCGATGCGCTGGATGCCGCCGTGAGCAAAAACAGCCAGTCGATCCCGGCGGCAATGCTGCGTAAAGATCCGATCCTCACGCATCCGGTATTTAACCGCTATCACAGCGAAACCGAGATGATGCGTTATATGCACCGTCTTGAGCGTAAAGATCTGGCGTTGAACCAGGCGATGATCCCGCTGGGCTCCTGCACCATGAAGCTGAACGCCGCTGCGGAGATGATCCCGATCACCTGGCCTGAATTCTCTGAACTGCACCCGTTCTGCCCACCGGAGCAGGCCGCAGGTTATCAAGTGATGATTGGGCAGCTTTCCCAATGGTTGGTGCAACTGACCGGTTACGATGCGGTGTGCATGCAGCCTAACTCGGGCGCACAGGGCGAATATGCCGGTTTGCTGGCGATCCGCCGCTACCATGAAAGCCGCAATGAGGCAGGGCGTAATATCTGCCTGATCCCAAGCTCGGCGCACGGTACCAACCCTGCTTCTGCCCAGATGGCGGGCATGGGCGTGGTGGTCGTGGCCTGTGACAAGAACGGCAACATCGATCTGCACGATCTGCGGGTGAAAGCCGAGCAGGCCGGGGAGGCCCTGTCCTGCATCATGGTGACCTACCCGTCAACCCACGGCGTGTATGAAGAAACCATCCGCGAAGTGTGCCAGATCGTGCATCAGTTTGGCGGCCAGGTTTACCTGGACGGTGCCAACATGAACGCGCAGGTGGGGATCACCACGCCGGGCTATATCGGCGCGGACGTATCGCACCTCAACCTGCATAAAACCTTCTGTATCCCTCACGGCGGTGGCGGCCCAGGCATGGGACCTATCGGCGTGAAGTCTCATCTGGCACCTTTCGTACCAGGCCACAGCGTGGTGCAGATTGATGGCGTTACCACCCAGCAGGGCGCGGTTTCTGCCGCACCGTTCGGCAGCGCCTCTATCTTACCTATCAGCTGGATGTATATCCGCATGATGGGCGCGGAAGGGCTGAAGCAGGCCAGCCAGGTGGCGATCCTGAATGCCAACTACATCGCCACTCGCCTGAAAGACGCTTATCCGGTGCTGTATACCGGCCGCGATCATCGCGTGGCGCACGAATGTATTCTGGATATTCGTCCGCTGAAAGAAGAGACCGGCATTAGCGAGATGGATATCGCCAAGCGCCTGATCGACTACGGTTTCCATGCGCCGACCATGTCATTCCCGGTAGCTGGCACGTTGATGGTTGAACCGACCGAGTCGGAAAACAAGGTGGAACTGGATCGCTTTATCGATGCGATGCTGGCTATCCGCAGCGAGATTGACCGCGTGCAGCAAGGCGAATGGCCACTGGAAGACAACCCATTGGTTAACGCACCGCACGTGCAGGCTGAACTGGTTAACGACTGGCAGCATGCTTACAGCCGCGAGCTGGCGGTATTCCCGATAGCTGGCGTACGTGAGAATAAATACTGGCCGAGCGTGAAGCGCCTGGATGATGTTTACGGCGATCGTAATCTGTTCTGCTCTTGCGTACCGATGAGCGACTACGAGTAA
- a CDS encoding SDR family oxidoreductase: protein MTKVVLVTGASRGIGRATALLLAQQGYAVGVNYLRDSEAAEQVVAQIRQQGGKAQALQADIAEEAEVVAMFAELEATLGPIGALVNNAGILFQQASIEQLTAERINKVLTTNVTGYFLCCREAVKRMALRHGGQGGAIVNVSSAASRLGAPWEYIDYAASKGAVDTLTTGLALEVAAQGIRVNCVRPGCIYTEMHASGGEPGRVDRVKAALPMQRGGQPEEVAQAVAWLLSDAASYVTGTFIEAAGGR, encoded by the coding sequence ATGACAAAAGTAGTGTTAGTGACCGGTGCCAGCCGTGGGATAGGCCGCGCGACGGCATTATTATTAGCCCAACAAGGCTATGCGGTGGGGGTCAATTATCTGCGCGATAGTGAGGCGGCTGAGCAGGTGGTGGCGCAAATCCGCCAACAGGGTGGCAAGGCGCAGGCACTGCAAGCCGATATCGCTGAAGAAGCAGAAGTGGTGGCGATGTTTGCTGAATTGGAGGCCACGTTGGGGCCAATCGGCGCTCTGGTCAATAACGCAGGTATTCTGTTCCAACAGGCGAGCATTGAGCAACTCACCGCCGAGCGGATCAATAAGGTGCTGACGACTAACGTCACCGGGTATTTTCTCTGCTGCCGCGAAGCGGTAAAACGTATGGCGCTACGCCATGGTGGGCAGGGCGGAGCGATCGTCAATGTGTCTTCCGCTGCGTCGCGTCTGGGGGCCCCGTGGGAATATATCGACTATGCGGCGTCAAAAGGGGCGGTGGATACGTTGACTACCGGTCTGGCGTTGGAAGTGGCGGCACAGGGGATACGCGTCAACTGTGTAAGGCCAGGTTGTATTTACACCGAGATGCATGCCAGCGGAGGAGAGCCGGGGCGGGTAGATCGGGTGAAGGCGGCGTTGCCAATGCAGCGGGGTGGTCAGCCAGAGGAAGTGGCGCAAGCTGTTGCCTGGCTGCTTTCCGATGCGGCGTCCTACGTCACCGGCACTTTTATCGAGGCCGCTGGCGGACGTTAA
- the ubiI gene encoding FAD-dependent 2-octaprenylphenol hydroxylase produces MQSFDVIIAGGGMVGLALACGLQGSGLRVAVLEQRQPELSPLPEQPALRVSAINAASERLLQSIGVWDEIRNLRASPYNAMEVWDRDSFGKIAFRGDECGFSHLGHIIENEVIQQALWHKAATLADVTLLAPAALKQVAWGENDAFVTLEDGRMLTARLMIGADGANSWLRQHADIPLTFWDYRHSALVATIRTEEPHLATARQMFHGEGILAFLPFSDPHLSSIVWSVAPEEAERLQQLEPEAFNRELAMTFDMRLGNCQLESERLTFPLTGRYARSFAAHRLALVGDAAHTVHPLAGQGVNLGFMDAAELISELKRLQRQGKDIGQHLYLRRYERRRKHGAAVMLASMQGFRELFAGHNPAKKLLRDVGLRLADSLPGVKPKLVRQAMGLNDLPDWLA; encoded by the coding sequence ATGCAATCATTTGATGTGATTATCGCCGGTGGCGGTATGGTGGGATTGGCACTGGCCTGCGGCTTGCAGGGAAGTGGCCTGCGCGTCGCGGTGCTGGAACAACGGCAGCCGGAACTATCGCCGTTGCCAGAACAACCCGCGTTGCGCGTATCTGCCATTAACGCCGCCAGTGAGCGCTTGCTGCAAAGCATTGGCGTGTGGGATGAGATCCGCAACCTGCGCGCCAGCCCGTATAACGCGATGGAAGTCTGGGATCGTGACAGCTTCGGTAAGATCGCGTTTCGCGGCGACGAATGTGGTTTCAGCCATCTCGGCCATATCATTGAAAACGAGGTGATCCAGCAGGCGCTGTGGCACAAGGCGGCCACCTTGGCCGATGTGACGCTGCTCGCTCCGGCCGCGCTGAAACAGGTGGCATGGGGGGAAAACGACGCCTTCGTCACACTGGAAGATGGCCGCATGTTAACCGCCCGACTGATGATCGGGGCCGACGGAGCCAACTCCTGGCTGCGCCAGCACGCCGATATCCCGTTGACCTTCTGGGACTACCGCCACAGCGCGCTGGTGGCCACCATTCGCACCGAAGAGCCCCATTTGGCCACGGCCCGCCAGATGTTTCATGGCGAAGGGATCCTGGCCTTCCTGCCGTTTAGCGATCCGCATTTGAGTTCGATCGTCTGGTCGGTTGCGCCAGAAGAAGCTGAACGGCTGCAACAGCTGGAACCGGAAGCCTTTAACCGGGAACTGGCAATGACCTTCGATATGCGTTTGGGTAACTGCCAGCTCGAAAGCGAGCGGCTGACCTTCCCGCTTACCGGGCGATACGCCCGCAGCTTTGCCGCCCATCGTCTGGCGCTGGTAGGGGATGCGGCACACACCGTGCATCCGCTGGCCGGGCAGGGCGTAAACCTGGGCTTTATGGACGCCGCCGAGTTGATATCCGAGCTGAAGCGTCTGCAGCGTCAGGGCAAGGATATTGGTCAACACCTGTATCTGCGCCGTTATGAGCGCCGCCGCAAGCACGGTGCTGCAGTTATGCTGGCGAGCATGCAAGGGTTCCGCGAACTGTTTGCAGGCCATAACCCGGCGAAGAAACTGCTGCGTGACGTGGGCTTGAGGCTGGCAGACAGCCTGCCGGGCGTGAAGCCGAAACTGGTGCGGCAGGCCATGGGGCTCAACGATCTGCCGGACTGGCTCGCCTAA